TGTTTTCGAATGATGCCAAGATATCATCCCCAACATTGTGAAGATAAACATCTGTAGATAAATCCCACTGTGGGCAGTCGTGCTCTTCTGGTCTGTAGATACCAAGAAACAGGTTGATTGCAGACTGTTTGTATGTATCGGAGAATGTATTGCTGTAGTAACGAGAAAGTGTTGTCACAATATCTCTGGAATGAGATGCTAATACTGCAGTCTGTCGGTATGACTGGATGGTATGTACCAGTTGAGATCCACCATATTGCAGAGCTATTATGTCTCCATGTTCCTCAAACAGCTCCTCGAATAATCTTGTGGCATCAGTGTCAAACTCTATTTCAGGAGTTTGGAGCAATCCAAGAGAAAACAGCTGATATGCTAGAGCACATTTCGATGATATAAACTGTGCAGAGTTTGTGCGATCTAAACAGTCAACACAATTTGATCGAACAACGCCAGTTTGTAGTCGAAATGGTCCAAATTTCACCCCTTTCAACTCAGCCCACTTTGGATTTTTATTCAAAGTGTGTTGGAAAAGTTGCATATTGCTCTGAAAGAAACCAGTACGCTGTAAATCAGTTTCTGCTATCATTGCCAGTTTTACCAGAACATCAGACTTGGTTGAATGAGATAGATTTGCCATATCCAGAGTTTGATAGATAATTTGCTGGTCAACTGGCAAAAATAGGTTTAAGTAATCAATCGCTGATTTGAATGCTTTGCCAAGCTGACTTTCGTGGGTCCTCCTCTCGTGTTTTCTTACTAAATTAAGCACAATAATGGGTGATCCATAACGATGGTATAGTTGGGAGAAATGTTTTCCTGTAACTTGTGCATAAGGATTTGACATTGCTATAGTAATCGGGGGTTTTGCTGGCACAACACTTGCGGTAATATCTTGAAACCAATGCACAGGTACACTGCCTCTATGCTGAATATATGCAGTATAATGTCCTTTTAGAAAAGATGTCACTGTTGCTGAATGTACAATTTGTTCAGTTTCCACCTCATTGGCAATATCCCCATGAATATTACATCCTCTTTTCAAAAATCTAGTACCAGCAAAACAACTCGATCGTCTAGCAATTAGAGTCACATAAACAGGCTTTCCATAAACATTAATCTTTATCTGCCCAAGAAAACCATGGATGACATCTACTGTCCAATCAGAAGCTATGTGACTTAGTGATTTCGGTATGGGTTCTTTCAAAAAACTGTTCCATATATATCTTTTGCATGGGGTTGCTTCTATGCACATTGCCAAtttttgaacattatttttagTTTCTTTACCGTTACTACTGGCTCCATCCTCTTCAGCAGACTCTTCATAATGCCAAGATTCTGGGGTAGACCCGCTCGCAGTACTCGTATCAGCATCCAAAAGATTATCTTCATTATCAGAACTGTTAATATTTGTACAAGCATACTGGAAGGTTACATTTTGTTGGAGACTATTGCTTAAATCATAACTATTACTGTAGTAGAAGTTGCTGGATAAATCCACCATTTGAAAGCTTTTCAAATATCTTGATTCGTCCGGATGACTTATGCGAGCATTGCTGTTTGGTATATATATCATAGAAGTATCTTCAACTTTAAATATTCTGTGGCCACCTAATTCTGCTGCGACTGAGCGCTTTGTGACCAATATCATATAATAACCTTCCAAAAAACGAACGAATCCTATAATTCCAAATGCTGTCAATGTTTGCACAAGGCCTCTTTGTCTCCATGACGACTGACGTCTCCCCCAATTTCCAGCATGTAATCGCTCTATAATCTCTTTTACTTGCGGCAAGGTGTACTCAGCTTTGTCTTCTTCTATTACAAGATTTTTTGGTTCACTTCTATCtattttcaaaactttgaattttgtttcagcATTGTTTGAACcgataacaaaatattttgtatgagTTTTATAAATCTGTAGCAGTTGAATccagtttattttgaaatgacATGAATGGTTTCCAGTAGACGATTGGTTTGTCATAATGCAGTGGTTACAATTCAATAATGAAATGACAAATATGCTATGTTAGTATCTGCAACCCAATGACGATGATACCGTAACTAGTTTATCACTTACATACTGCAGTACTGTTGTTATTTgtttataaagaaaataaaaacagcaAATTTCAGTGAAATTGAGAAATATCGTGTGGAATTATGGAAACAAGTTGCCACATTTAGTATAAGCAATAAATAGTCTATAAACTTATAATATTATTGGAAGCGATTTTAATCTTCCTGAACCCAAAGTTTTTTTAATAACAAACCAACAATGTAGATATTCAAtaagtgaataaaataaaaataaatagaaacatATATTATGCACAATAAAGTAAACAAACATATAACTTATATTATTCACGCTGCCACGTGCATTATTTCGTGATGAtccataatatatatttgttgatTTCGCCATACATTCGTAAGTGGTctagtttattttaaattattaagtATGGGAAACAACATTTATAGGTCATAAGCTATTGCATATCATGTCAAGTTCCTTTACATAGCCCAAAGTTTTAACCATCTTTCTGAAGGCAGCTCTTAATATGTAAGCTAAATTTCGGAATGATCATTTAGTAGTCAGCATAACAGGtagaccagggatggcgaaccattGACCACCGAGTCACACCCAGATacaaattcattcaaaaaacaaaGTGACAATcctgtaataaaaattgataataatgcCGGCTTCAGCTCATATAATACCGTAATGCGTAATGCACTATAAcaactacggtaccggtactataaTAAACCAGTACGGTATGCTACAGTTACATACAACGTTAATGAAATAACAATTCAACTTATCTGTTCACGGTGAAAGGAGACGCGAAGAACCGATGTTGGTTACAGAGCATATTTACACAAATGAATATAGACACGAAAATATAAAGATATGCAATGTCACCAAAATGTAAATACAGTACCAGTACTGTAATTGAAAGGGAAGTAATTTACATCCGCTAGGTTGCGCAACacgaaaatgttattttttgctaACGTTTTCCGCGTATGCAGATGTG
This is a stretch of genomic DNA from Styela clava chromosome 2, kaStyClav1.hap1.2, whole genome shotgun sequence. It encodes these proteins:
- the LOC120335627 gene encoding polyphosphoinositide phosphatase-like — its product is MTNQSSTGNHSCHFKINWIQLLQIYKTHTKYFVIGSNNAETKFKVLKIDRSEPKNLVIEEDKAEYTLPQVKEIIERLHAGNWGRRQSSWRQRGLVQTLTAFGIIGFVRFLEGYYMILVTKRSVAAELGGHRIFKVEDTSMIYIPNSNARISHPDESRYLKSFQMVDLSSNFYYSNSYDLSNSLQQNVTFQYACTNINSSDNEDNLLDADTSTASGSTPESWHYEESAEEDGASSNGKETKNNVQKLAMCIEATPCKRYIWNSFLKEPIPKSLSHIASDWTVDVIHGFLGQIKINVYGKPVYVTLIARRSSCFAGTRFLKRGCNIHGDIANEVETEQIVHSATVTSFLKGHYTAYIQHRGSVPVHWFQDITASVVPAKPPITIAMSNPYAQVTGKHFSQLYHRYGSPIIVLNLVRKHERRTHESQLGKAFKSAIDYLNLFLPVDQQIIYQTLDMANLSHSTKSDVLVKLAMIAETDLQRTGFFQSNMQLFQHTLNKNPKWAELKGVKFGPFRLQTGVVRSNCVDCLDRTNSAQFISSKCALAYQLFSLGLLQTPEIEFDTDATRLFEELFEEHGDIIALQYGGSQLVHTIQSYRQTAVLASHSRDIVTTLSRYYSNTFSDTYKQSAINLFLGIYRPEEHDCPQWDLSTDVYLHNVGDDILASFENNNYTMWLNSALRSVLPLPLDFVTSFQTANCLKNHMTEMKYFTASDSKVDWFNEFYRTGELTSFDDLFGLTIVDSMTGCLANGYNNISPFALRADKWQEIKNQNKVSDSLSSQSSLDQSSSSDDDSVLEVRYTADDIVNVATKSMLKYPVPSDPINPLDEFSPRESYGDKISWTPSRKDLNLYRRYIAVEDIHNKFIPNSVFSQDSIYHVEPPTVGRQSRQIYEKSVACCTQYPTTLLTNYRVYQDYVNSVGEMH